Proteins found in one Balneolaceae bacterium genomic segment:
- a CDS encoding porin has protein sequence MKKIVITGLFLLIFTTGLRAQEPAADRMRDHLKSEEFSVGMLLQSIGNFSFTDDDFNGGNLFDIGATRLSFQGTVDNNFIYKMQIDFRRSVSIMDAQVGYAFSDNFRIITGAFKPFLSIDLDPNPGITDFINRARHVGAMMNSREIGITALGESGNLNYRVGMYNGNGLNRTNDGGFLYTARLGYLFPSDNSDFEIGLNTAVNQTEMERVGNSGLISTGDRILYGFFTQYDSESLFGTFEFLQTQFDTPQPNTEETITGFFATLGTHLSDKTDLLARWDHLEYDELDRKSELLTFGLNHQATQLVSFQVNLLTLIPEAGDTQVGLSGNFQFQF, from the coding sequence ATGAAAAAGATCGTTATTACCGGGCTCTTTTTACTCATATTCACTACAGGCCTCCGGGCCCAGGAACCGGCTGCCGACCGGATGAGAGATCACCTGAAATCGGAAGAGTTCAGTGTCGGTATGTTATTGCAATCGATCGGTAATTTTTCTTTTACCGATGACGATTTTAACGGCGGGAACCTGTTTGATATCGGCGCTACCCGTTTGAGTTTTCAGGGAACGGTGGACAACAATTTTATCTACAAAATGCAGATCGATTTCCGGCGATCCGTGAGCATAATGGATGCACAGGTTGGATATGCATTTTCAGATAATTTCAGAATCATAACCGGGGCTTTTAAACCCTTTTTAAGTATCGATCTTGATCCTAATCCCGGTATTACGGATTTCATCAATCGTGCAAGACACGTAGGTGCGATGATGAATTCAAGGGAAATCGGCATCACTGCACTGGGAGAATCCGGCAACCTGAACTACCGGGTTGGCATGTACAACGGGAACGGACTTAATCGAACAAATGATGGCGGATTTCTATACACAGCTCGCCTCGGTTATTTATTTCCATCTGATAACAGTGATTTTGAGATTGGATTGAACACTGCCGTCAACCAAACCGAAATGGAGCGAGTCGGAAATTCCGGGTTGATATCTACCGGTGACCGGATACTCTATGGATTTTTTACTCAATATGACAGCGAGTCGCTTTTTGGAACGTTTGAATTCCTGCAAACCCAATTCGATACACCTCAACCGAATACTGAAGAAACCATCACCGGATTTTTTGCTACACTCGGAACCCATCTCTCCGACAAAACAGATCTGCTTGCACGATGGGACCATCTTGAATATGACGAGCTCGACAGAAAATCTGAACTTCTCACATTCGGTTTGAATCACCAGGCCACGCAACTGGTCAGCTTCCAGGTAAATCTGCTTACTTTAATCCCTGAAGCAGGTGATACGCAGGTTGGCCTGTCCGGGAATTTTCA